In Miscanthus floridulus cultivar M001 chromosome 8, ASM1932011v1, whole genome shotgun sequence, the sequence AGTATACATACAAGTAGTCATTTTTCATGAATTTGGTCTAATGAATGTTACAAGATTTGTGTAGCCTACGCGATTCAAGCACTGTTGTGGTCTATTGTTGGCAAGGACTTCTTCCACACAAATGTCGTTGAAAACTTTGGCAGCAAAAGCATCCCATTTTGCCTGaacctttggaggcttttccatCTACAAATATCAATGGGCATATATGAAGATGGAAATGTTTTGGCATATAGAGATATTAATCCACATGCTGCCAATGTTTTTAAGGCGTCGCTTTGGCGTCACCTAATCGGCAAGGCGTTACAGGCGGGACGCCTTGGCGGACGACTCGCCTCAGATTGGTATGGCGTCCGCCTTACTGCCATGGCGTCCGGAAGTCGTCGATTTGGCGTCCGATTCGTCGAAATCGAGCAAGGCGGGCGCCATACGGGGATGGCCACGGTAGGAAAACGCCGGCGCGGGAGAAAGGACGGGGAAAGCATCGCGCGCGTGGGAGATTAGGCGCGCGGGGAGAGAGGAGCGCAGGAGAAATCAGAGAGCAGAGAGAGGAGCGCCCGCAGGGAAGAACCTGCTCGCCCGCCCGAACGCGTTCGCCCGCGCCGCCGGTAGAAGCTGCTGCCGCCGaggctcctcctccccctcccctgtTCCCCATCCTCGCGAGGAGCAGCCGCCGGCGGGCTGCTGTTTCCCCGTCGCCTCTTCTGGTCCTCCATTGAGCAGGGCGCCTGGTGCGCGCCGGGCGTCGCGAGGATCCGGCGGAGCGCCGTGGCCGGGGACTCCCCAGAGCGGATGCCGCGGGAGGACTCCTCCACGGCGAAGTAGGGGTAGCGCGCGGCCATCCCGGCAGTGGTGGCGGAGGAAGCGGAAGCGCGGCGAGCGGAGGGCGGAGGCTGGAGAGGAATGGGATCGGAAAGGGGAGTGTGTGGTGTGCTGTGGTGGTGTGAGTGTGACTAACTTGGCGTCTATTGCACTCGAGGGCTGCTGCGTCAACCTGGAAGTCAGTCGGTGGTGGGTCACGTCTATTCCGTGAGATTGTGGCTCGCAAAGTTGCTTGGCTTTTTCGGTTGGACAACACCAGGTATGACATGCTTCCAGTTCTCTAGTCTATACAACTGTTGGATGGCCGTAAGGCGTCGCCTCGCCTAACGCCTTACTCGCTTTAGCGTAAGGCGGTAGTTGGTCGCCTCGCCTCGCTTTACCGCCTTAAAAACATTGCATGCTGCACAATGAGAAAAATCATACCCATCGATCTGTACTGCAACTCGGTTGAAACTTTACATTATTGATTGATTGATCTCCATTGATCCTAGTACTGCTACTCAACAAATTATTTAATAATTAGGTACATCCGTTTAACGCAAAGCCAATATTGCAAAAGCCTAAGGGAAAGACACGGTGGCAGTGTAATACTGGAATTGCACAAGCCAATGCTTAAAATCAAACACGTCGTATATTTTAATCACAAGCTACTGCCTTGATATATAAGCATCTGCAGGAGGGGAATTGAAGAAGGAAAGCGGCCTGACCTGCGGGCGCGGGCGTAGCGGCCGTCCTCAGGCGCGGGGCCGGCGGCGCACGGGGTGGGTCGGCGTATCGGCGGAGGGGAGACGCAGCCCCAGGGCGAGGTGACGCTTGGGCGCCGGCGCTAACCCTAACGGCGGAGCGGGTCGGCAGGGGCACAGGAGGGGACGAGCCGACGAGGAGCTCGCGTTTTGGGAAAGCGAGGGGGCACCCGCGTCTCCGTTGAACGGTGGCTTTTGGGCGGCGCGCGGTCGGCAGAAGCGAACGCGACGCAAGCCGTTTGGCGGGATTATCCTGCGTTTTGACCGGCGAAGCGACGCGAACGCGTCTGCTGTGAGCTTACCTGTTTTGCTTCTGAAGTGGGCCTTACCGAATCGGCAAaaagcccagcccagcccagcccagctaaTCGCCGCCTTGACCTACCGTCCTAGTCACCCCCTTATCACTTTCCCCCAATTAGAATCAAACCCTAGCTTCTCCTTCTCGTCGATTCCCCCAATCCCCACCAGGCGATTCGCCGGAACCCTAGTTGGCCGTAGATCCAACACGCAGCGCGCGCGGCCGCCTCCATGGCGACGCTCAAGGATCTCCTACCGGCGCCCAAGACGTCGGCGTCCACCTTCTACGACCACAGCAGCGACCCCTGGTTCAAGGAGCGTTACGGAGGTGAGTCGGCGCAGGCGGCCGCGGCAGCGAGGCCCGCGGCCGCCGCCCGTCCCGTGCCTCCGTACGGAAAGCGGACGGGATTCGTGCCGCGACGGCCGGAGGACTTCGGCGATGGCGGCGCCTTCCCGGAGATCCACGTCGCGCAGTACCCCCTCGGCATGGGACGCCGCGATGATAAGGGCGGGTCCAAGATCCTTGCGCTCACCGTCGACGCGCACGGCAGCGTCGCCTTCGACGCCGTCGTCAAGCAAGGGGAGAACGCAGGCAAGATCGTCTACTCCAAGCATAGCGACCTCGTGCCGAAGATAGCCACGGCCGATTCCCAGGCGAtgtccgacgacgaggaggagcagAAGAAGATCGAGGAGACCACTGAACGGACCAAGGCCGCCTTGGAGAAGGTTGTCAACGTCCGCCTCTCTGCAGCTCAGCCCAAGAATGTGCCGACTCATGATTCTGAGTCCAAGTTCATCAAGTATAAGCCGTCCCAGCAATCTGCGGCCTTCAATTCAGGTGCAAAGGAGAGGATAATTAGGATGTCAGAGATGGCAGTGGATCCTCTTGAGCCACCAAAGTTCAAGCACAAGCGTGTGCCCCGGGCGTCTGGGTCACCACCTGTGCCAGTGATGCACTCGCCGCCACGGCCAGTTACAGTGAAGGATCAGCAGGATTGGAAGATCCCACCTTGCATTTCAAATTGGAAAAATCCAAAGGGTTACACGATTCCGCTTGATAAGAGGTTGGCGGCTGATGGGAGGGGGCTGCAGGAGGTGCAGATCAATGATAACTTTGCAAAGCTTTCTGAAGCACTGTATGTGGCAGAGCAGAAGGCGAGGGAGGCAGTGCAGATGCGCTCCAAGGTTCAGAGGGAACTTATgctgaaggagaaggagaggaaggagcAAGAGCTAAGGGCTCTTGCCCAAAGGGCACGTATGGAGAGGACTGGTGCCCCACCTGCACCATCAGGTGTGCCTGCTGGTGGCGGCAGGGGAGCAGTTGAGGCTGTTGATGAAGATATGGATATGGAGCAACTGCGTGAACCGCGTGAGCAGCGCAGGGAGTCTAGAGAAGAGAGGGAAGCAAGGATTGAGCGTGATAGAATCCGTGAGGAGCGCAGacgtgagagggagagggagaggaggctgGAAGCCAAGGATGCTGCAATGGGCAAGAAGAGTAAGATCACTAGAGACAGGGATCGTGATATCAGTGAGAAGATTGCTCTTGGTATGGCAAGCACTGGTGGTGCAAAAGGTGGTGAGGTCATGTATGACCAGCGGCTGTTCAACCAGGACAAGGGAATGGACTCTGGTTTTGCCACAGATGATCAGTACAACATCTACTCCAAGGGTCTCTTCACAGCGCAGTCCACGATGTCCACACTATACAGGCCTAAGAAGGATGGGGATTCTGATGTATATGGTGATGCAGATGAGCAGTTGGAGAAGGTTATGAAGACTGAGAGGTTCAAGCCTGACAAGGGATTTACTGGTGCTTCAGAGAGGACTGGCAAGCGAGACAGGCCTGTGGAGTTCGATAAGCAGGAAGAAAATGATCCATTCGGTCTGGATCAGTTCTTGACTGAGGTGAAGAAGGGTAAGAAAGCTGTGGagaagatcggaggtggaggaacCATGAAGGCGAGTGGTGGGTCCTCAATGAGGGATGATTATGATGGTGGATCTGGGAGGTCCCGCATTAATTTTGAAAGGGGGCGCTGAGGTATTTGCTCTGCTTCTGCAGGTTTTGAATGCTTTCTCAAATATCTTCTAGCAGGATGTCATAAGAAGCTGAACTCTGATAAGAAAGAGTGTGGCACCTGTGCTGTTATAGCTCGTGTGCTAAAGAGTATACTATATGGATCCTATGGTGTCTATGTACTATGCTTGTATCTGCTCATTATAGGATCTATGAACTTTGTTTACATGTTCCATCAATTTTTATATTACATGTTATCGGGCTCTATGATTTCATCGGTTACCCTTCTGGGATATGGATGGCCTCAACGTGGCTATTTGTTGCCATGGTACGGGAATTGCTGTACAGGTGCTCATTCCGTTTATAAATTTCTTGGTAGTGCCTATTAGATTCTTTCTTTCTGCTGTTATTGTGGGGATGGTTCACTGATGTACTCAATGAGATTTTGCTTTGTGTCATGTGAACTGTGGTTATCTGTCGCTCTATTTCCTAGTTCAATGTGCTTGGTTTGTGTGGAGTGTCCCTCATGCTCTAGTTTTTGGTTGACGTAGTTTTCAGTTTTTCTGCAGTGTCCTTAACTCCCTATAGCCATTTTTTACCCTGTGATGCTCCTCATT encodes:
- the LOC136478135 gene encoding SNW/SKI-interacting protein A, coding for MATLKDLLPAPKTSASTFYDHSSDPWFKERYGGESAQAAAAARPAAAARPVPPYGKRTGFVPRRPEDFGDGGAFPEIHVAQYPLGMGRRDDKGGSKILALTVDAHGSVAFDAVVKQGENAGKIVYSKHSDLVPKIATADSQAMSDDEEEQKKIEETTERTKAALEKVVNVRLSAAQPKNVPTHDSESKFIKYKPSQQSAAFNSGAKERIIRMSEMAVDPLEPPKFKHKRVPRASGSPPVPVMHSPPRPVTVKDQQDWKIPPCISNWKNPKGYTIPLDKRLAADGRGLQEVQINDNFAKLSEALYVAEQKAREAVQMRSKVQRELMLKEKERKEQELRALAQRARMERTGAPPAPSGVPAGGGRGAVEAVDEDMDMEQLREPREQRRESREEREARIERDRIREERRRERERERRLEAKDAAMGKKSKITRDRDRDISEKIALGMASTGGAKGGEVMYDQRLFNQDKGMDSGFATDDQYNIYSKGLFTAQSTMSTLYRPKKDGDSDVYGDADEQLEKVMKTERFKPDKGFTGASERTGKRDRPVEFDKQEENDPFGLDQFLTEVKKGKKAVEKIGGGGTMKASGGSSMRDDYDGGSGRSRINFERGR